In Paenibacillus sonchi, a single genomic region encodes these proteins:
- the pstA gene encoding phosphate ABC transporter permease PstA produces the protein MKPRTADKIATALIVFFALLIVAILIGLLGYILVRGLNHISWDFLTSAPQKIRAGGGVGPQLFNSIYLLVLTLIITVPLGLGAGIFMAEYARPGKLTNFIRLIVEVLSSFPSIVVGLFGLLLIVNTFDLGFSLVSGALALTFFNLPLMVRITEQAFRTVPKQQKEAGFALGLSKWKIVTNVLFPVALPTIITGTILSAGRVFGEAAALMFTAGMSSPRLDFSNWNPSSPTSPLNPFRPAETLAVHIWKINSEGLAPDAAQIAAGASAVLVITVLIFNLAARYFGRVIYRKLTASKRMS, from the coding sequence TTGAAGCCGAGAACCGCAGACAAAATTGCCACAGCGCTTATCGTATTTTTTGCATTGCTCATAGTAGCCATCCTGATCGGACTGCTTGGATACATTCTCGTTCGTGGCCTGAACCACATCAGCTGGGATTTCTTAACCTCGGCACCTCAAAAGATCCGCGCAGGAGGGGGCGTAGGACCGCAGCTGTTCAATTCCATCTACCTGCTGGTGCTGACACTGATCATTACCGTCCCGCTTGGCCTTGGCGCCGGAATCTTCATGGCGGAATATGCCCGCCCCGGCAAGCTGACCAACTTCATCCGTCTAATCGTGGAGGTATTGTCTTCTTTTCCTTCGATCGTTGTCGGCTTGTTCGGTCTCTTGCTGATCGTTAACACGTTTGACCTTGGTTTCTCCCTGGTCTCCGGCGCATTGGCGCTGACCTTCTTCAACCTGCCGCTAATGGTTCGAATTACGGAGCAGGCCTTCCGTACAGTTCCCAAGCAACAGAAGGAGGCAGGTTTTGCCCTTGGGTTATCCAAGTGGAAGATCGTAACCAATGTGCTGTTTCCGGTCGCACTGCCGACCATTATCACCGGAACCATCCTGTCGGCGGGGCGTGTCTTTGGTGAAGCGGCAGCGCTGATGTTCACCGCAGGTATGAGCAGTCCGCGTCTGGATTTCTCCAATTGGAATCCGTCCAGCCCGACTTCACCGCTCAATCCTTTCCGTCCGGCCGAAACGCTGGCTGTGCACATTTGGAAGATCAACAGTGAAGGCCTGGCCCCGGATGCCGCACAGATTGCAGCCGGAGCTTCGGCTGTACTCGTCATTACGGTGCTTATATTCAATCTGGCGGCGCGTTACTTCGGCCGCGTAATTTACCGCAAGCTTACAGCTTCCAAAAGAATGAGCTAA
- the pstC gene encoding phosphate ABC transporter permease subunit PstC, which produces MRVEPKKNKIEKHHLEDFVGRAYMSFCVLLLIVIIVSMVYFVASKGISTFTSGDVKITEFLFGTKWSPEGDAPSYGAFPFIAGSFLVTLIAALIASPLSICAALFMTEIVPGWGKKLLQPVIELLSGIPSVVYGFVGLSVIVPFLRNTFPGQGIGVAAGALVLSVMILPTITSVAADALASLPQNLKESSFALGATRWQTIARVILPTTFPAIMTGVVLGMARAFGEALAVQMVIGNAPFVPKSLFESASTLTSVITLSMGNTTMGSPQNNALWSMALVLMLMTFVFVLLVRMLERRNKI; this is translated from the coding sequence TTGAGGGTAGAACCAAAGAAAAACAAGATCGAAAAACATCATCTGGAAGATTTTGTAGGGCGGGCTTATATGTCCTTTTGTGTACTGCTGTTAATCGTAATTATTGTTTCAATGGTGTATTTTGTAGCTTCCAAGGGTATTTCTACTTTCACCAGCGGAGATGTCAAAATCACGGAATTCCTGTTCGGCACCAAATGGTCGCCTGAAGGGGACGCGCCTTCATATGGAGCATTCCCGTTCATCGCCGGTTCCTTCCTGGTTACGCTGATTGCGGCATTGATTGCAAGTCCGCTAAGCATCTGTGCCGCATTGTTCATGACTGAGATTGTCCCAGGCTGGGGCAAAAAGCTGCTGCAGCCGGTCATTGAGCTGCTGTCGGGCATTCCGTCCGTCGTATATGGCTTCGTGGGCTTAAGCGTCATCGTTCCTTTTCTGCGTAATACGTTCCCTGGTCAGGGCATCGGGGTTGCTGCAGGCGCGCTTGTCCTGTCGGTTATGATCCTGCCGACGATTACAAGCGTGGCTGCAGACGCGCTGGCTTCATTGCCGCAAAACCTGAAAGAATCTTCTTTTGCGCTCGGTGCCACCCGCTGGCAGACGATTGCCCGCGTGATTCTCCCGACTACATTCCCGGCGATTATGACGGGGGTGGTACTGGGGATGGCCCGTGCGTTCGGTGAAGCCCTTGCTGTACAAATGGTGATCGGGAATGCGCCTTTCGTACCGAAATCGCTCTTTGAATCTGCTTCGACCCTGACCAGTGTAATTACACTGAGCATGGGCAACACCACGATGGGCTCACCGCAAAATAACGCGCTGTGGAGTATGGCGCTGGTTCTTATGCTGATGACATTTGTCTTTGTCCTCCTCGTAAGAATGCTTGAAAGGAGAAATAAAATTTGA
- a CDS encoding phosphate ABC transporter substrate-binding protein gives MQFRKTWVMALALTSVVALSACGSSNGGNNAATNNGGTNATATTAPTETSSGADLSGSILASGSTALQPLVEQVAEKFMETNKDVDIQVQGGGSGTGLTQVAEKQVDIGNSDVFAEEKLKDADAEKAKALVDHQVAVVAIAAVSHPDAGVDSLTKQQLVDIFTGKVTNWKEVGGKDQKIQIINRPSSSGTRATFEGFALGTKTEDLQGSIQEDSSGTVKKMIGETPGAIGYLALSYLDDSVKTLKYDGVEPSVDNVISGKYPVWAYEHMYTNGEPNEIVKAFLDYIMTPEVQTGDVVELGYIPASQMQVSRDVAGTVTKK, from the coding sequence ATGCAATTTAGAAAAACGTGGGTCATGGCTTTGGCATTAACAAGTGTAGTAGCACTTTCGGCATGCGGCAGCAGCAACGGAGGAAACAATGCAGCAACCAATAATGGGGGAACTAACGCAACCGCCACAACCGCACCAACAGAAACAAGCAGCGGCGCAGATTTGAGCGGATCTATTCTGGCTTCAGGCTCCACAGCACTTCAGCCGCTGGTTGAGCAGGTAGCTGAGAAATTCATGGAAACCAACAAAGATGTAGACATTCAGGTGCAAGGCGGAGGCAGCGGTACGGGTCTGACTCAGGTCGCCGAAAAGCAAGTGGATATCGGGAACTCCGATGTGTTTGCTGAAGAAAAGCTGAAGGATGCTGATGCGGAAAAAGCGAAAGCTCTCGTTGACCACCAGGTAGCGGTTGTAGCGATTGCAGCAGTTTCTCATCCGGATGCAGGTGTGGATTCTTTGACCAAACAACAGCTTGTCGACATCTTCACCGGCAAAGTAACGAACTGGAAAGAGGTTGGCGGTAAGGACCAAAAAATCCAGATCATCAACCGTCCAAGCAGCTCCGGCACACGTGCTACCTTTGAAGGCTTTGCGCTCGGAACCAAGACAGAAGATCTTCAAGGTTCGATCCAGGAGGACTCCTCCGGTACAGTTAAGAAAATGATCGGCGAAACTCCGGGAGCTATTGGTTATCTGGCATTGTCTTACTTGGACGATTCAGTTAAAACACTGAAATATGACGGCGTTGAACCTTCCGTTGATAACGTAATCTCCGGCAAATATCCGGTATGGGCATACGAGCATATGTACACTAACGGCGAGCCGAATGAAATTGTAAAAGCATTCCTCGATTATATCATGACCCCTGAAGTGCAAACAGGCGATGTAGTGGAACTGGGATACATCCCGGCTTCGCAAATGCAGGTTTCCCGTGATGTGGCAGGAACGGTTACTAAGAAGTAA
- a CDS encoding LysR family transcriptional regulator produces the protein MNIVKLQIVVLIEKYKKVTDVAAEMGLKQPTVSFHMKSLESELGTPLFQYRSGRVLLTDAGRTLYQYAARIVALTADAERSMKQYSTLASGHLQVEAGYVPGTYLLPKTVSQFVRQYPDLDISLTVQPETAIRERLRSREIQLAVLHSTEGQDSSFETRSFARNEAVLVFAPGHSFGEIKNLSAELLVLEPWIQHEPASFLRGIADEWAQLNGVRVWGHAVLNSPEAIKRMIREGSGVGLFSKAGIKAEAATGSLRYLPLPGVQPDHGEFVLAWRKDHPLTPLQQAFVELAAAPAEEE, from the coding sequence ATGAATATTGTTAAACTTCAGATTGTAGTACTGATTGAAAAATATAAAAAAGTCACCGATGTCGCCGCCGAGATGGGATTGAAACAGCCTACGGTATCTTTTCATATGAAAAGCCTGGAAAGTGAGCTGGGCACCCCACTCTTTCAATACCGGAGCGGACGGGTGCTGCTGACCGATGCCGGACGCACGCTTTACCAATATGCAGCCAGAATTGTCGCGTTAACGGCTGACGCAGAGCGCAGCATGAAGCAGTATTCCACTCTCGCTTCCGGTCACCTGCAGGTGGAAGCAGGATATGTGCCTGGTACATATCTTTTGCCCAAAACGGTTTCGCAATTCGTCCGTCAATATCCGGATCTCGATATTTCACTGACTGTGCAGCCCGAGACTGCGATTCGCGAGCGGCTGCGGAGCCGGGAAATTCAACTGGCGGTTCTGCACAGTACAGAGGGGCAGGACAGTTCTTTTGAGACGCGAAGCTTCGCCCGCAATGAAGCTGTTCTGGTGTTCGCCCCAGGGCATTCATTCGGAGAGATCAAGAATTTATCGGCGGAGCTGCTTGTGCTGGAGCCATGGATACAGCATGAGCCCGCCTCGTTCCTGCGCGGTATCGCTGATGAGTGGGCCCAGCTGAACGGGGTCAGGGTGTGGGGGCATGCGGTGCTGAATTCGCCGGAGGCCATCAAACGAATGATCCGCGAAGGCAGCGGTGTCGGGCTGTTCTCAAAGGCGGGAATCAAAGCCGAGGCCGCTACAGGGAGCTTGCGTTATCTGCCACTACCGGGTGTCCAGCCGGATCATGGCGAATTCGTGCTGGCTTGGCGGAAGGATCATCCCTTGACCCCTCTGCAGCAGGCTTTTGTAGAGCTGGCTGCCGCTCCTGCCGAAGAAGAATAG
- a CDS encoding class I SAM-dependent methyltransferase produces the protein MNEHEQASNASHPAAQAEKQPVVPSSEELWNEDTYTAWTTRFGSPAEAAAKLMKDPAAKLYPLLNYLGEIRGKKIMNLMGSNGMKAVALGLLGAEASVADFSEANARYAGELAEAAGVPLAYTVSDVLKLPEELLNHTYDIVFAEMGIVHYFTDLAPFMDTVCQLLTPGGRFVLRDFHPVTTKLISSKGSTAKVRKHKVSGDYFDTALEEKKVSYSKYLPSSGGAEGAGRHSVVHWRRWTLGEIVTAAAGSGLVIRELAEEPNLSSDIYDKGIPKTFALVAETV, from the coding sequence ATGAACGAACATGAACAAGCTTCAAATGCTTCACATCCAGCTGCCCAGGCAGAAAAACAACCGGTTGTCCCATCCAGTGAAGAGCTGTGGAATGAGGATACCTATACGGCCTGGACTACCCGTTTTGGCAGTCCTGCAGAAGCGGCGGCAAAGCTTATGAAAGATCCTGCTGCCAAACTTTATCCCTTGCTGAACTATCTGGGTGAGATTCGCGGTAAAAAAATAATGAATCTCATGGGCTCGAACGGCATGAAAGCCGTGGCACTCGGGCTGTTGGGAGCAGAGGCAAGTGTGGCCGATTTCTCGGAAGCCAATGCCCGCTATGCCGGCGAACTGGCGGAAGCAGCGGGTGTTCCGCTGGCCTATACCGTGTCCGACGTGCTGAAGCTGCCGGAGGAATTGCTGAACCATACATATGATATTGTTTTTGCCGAAATGGGGATTGTGCATTACTTTACGGATTTGGCGCCTTTTATGGATACGGTATGCCAGCTGCTCACTCCCGGAGGCCGGTTCGTCTTGCGGGATTTCCATCCGGTGACGACGAAGCTGATTTCCTCGAAAGGGTCTACTGCCAAAGTCCGTAAGCATAAGGTGAGCGGCGATTATTTTGACACGGCGCTGGAAGAAAAGAAGGTATCCTATTCGAAATATCTGCCTTCTTCGGGGGGAGCAGAGGGAGCCGGCAGGCACAGTGTTGTTCACTGGCGGCGCTGGACGCTGGGTGAGATTGTGACTGCCGCAGCCGGAAGCGGCCTGGTCATCCGTGAATTAGCCGAAGAGCCGAATTTATCTTCCGATATATATGACAAAGGAATTCCCAAGACCTTCGCTTTGGTGGCGGAGACCGTGTAG
- a CDS encoding DMT family transporter: MNATKPPVPVPLLMLVGIVAISFSAIFIKWSAAPASVQGMYRLLFTSLLMLPFARPYSGAAFALRRKEWMLLGASGVLLALHFLLWMGSLKYTSVASSTMIMALEPVFIMLGAYILYKDRSTGAAILGLAIAIFGVVLIGWGDIGLSSDNLKGDLLSVGGTVAVAGHLLIGQKLVARMPSYLYSLIVFITAAVVFAIYNLLAGIPFFDYPLREWGIFVLLAVVPTVFGHILFNWLLQFTSATTVSMNILGEPVGASMLAFFLLGEQLTGLQWTGGVLVMGGLAVYLLSGRKKAVKVNESLQSAS; the protein is encoded by the coding sequence GTGAATGCTACAAAACCGCCCGTTCCTGTCCCGCTGCTGATGCTGGTTGGAATTGTGGCTATCTCGTTTTCTGCGATCTTCATTAAATGGTCGGCGGCGCCGGCTTCCGTTCAGGGGATGTACCGGCTGCTCTTCACCTCGCTGCTGATGCTGCCTTTTGCCCGTCCATACAGCGGAGCCGCCTTTGCCCTGCGCCGTAAAGAATGGATGCTGCTTGGGGCTTCAGGCGTATTGCTGGCCCTGCATTTTCTGCTGTGGATGGGCTCACTGAAATATACCTCTGTTGCCAGCTCGACCATGATAATGGCACTGGAGCCGGTATTTATTATGCTTGGAGCCTACATACTGTATAAGGATAGAAGTACCGGAGCAGCTATATTGGGTTTAGCAATCGCTATTTTTGGCGTTGTATTGATCGGATGGGGGGACATCGGTCTTTCTTCGGATAACCTGAAGGGTGACTTGCTGTCTGTTGGCGGAACCGTCGCGGTTGCCGGCCATTTGCTGATCGGACAGAAGCTTGTGGCACGTATGCCCTCGTATCTCTACAGCCTGATCGTGTTTATTACCGCGGCCGTGGTTTTTGCAATTTATAATCTGCTGGCCGGCATTCCTTTCTTCGATTATCCTCTGCGGGAGTGGGGCATCTTTGTTTTGTTGGCTGTGGTGCCAACTGTATTCGGACATATCCTGTTCAATTGGCTGCTGCAGTTTACTTCGGCCACTACCGTTTCGATGAATATCCTGGGGGAGCCTGTGGGAGCTAGCATGCTGGCCTTTTTCCTGCTGGGTGAGCAGCTGACCGGATTGCAATGGACCGGCGGGGTGCTGGTGATGGGCGGACTTGCCGTATACTTATTATCAGGACGTAAAAAAGCGGTGAAGGTTAATGAATCCCTTCAGAGCGCATCTTGA